From Myotis daubentonii chromosome 15, mMyoDau2.1, whole genome shotgun sequence, one genomic window encodes:
- the SCAF1 gene encoding splicing factor, arginine/serine-rich 19 isoform X2: MEEEDESRGKTEESGEDRGDGPPDRDPTLSPTAFILRAIQQAVGTSLQGDLANDKDGSRCHGLRWRRCRSPRSESRSQESGGTDTAAVLDMAADSFLAGLVSVLDPPDTWVPSHLDLQPGESEDMLELVAEVRIGDRGPIPLPVPSLLPRLRAWRTGKTVSPQSHSSQPTRARHLLTLGTGDGGPAPPPAPSSASSSPSPSPSSSSPSPPPPPPPPAPPAQPAPRFDIYDPFHPTDEAYSPPPAPEQKYDPFEPTGSNPSSSAGTPSPEEEEEEEEEEEEEEEEEGLSQSISRISETLAGIYDDNSLSQDFPGDESPRPDPQPPQSTVAPATPPQADSTRVDGATRRRVFVVGAEAEACREGKVSVEVVTASGAALPPPLLPPGDSEIEEGEIVQPEEDTRLALSLFRPSRAARPAPAAPAAPTAQPPPPPPAARAPEGDDFLSLHADSDGEGALQVDLGEPAPAQPPADARWGGLDLRRKILTQRRERYRQRSPSPGLAAPAGPPARKKSRRERKRSGEAKEAASSSSATPAPPAPASPWDSKKHRSRDRKPGSHASSSARHRSRSRSARRRSRSPDRRRGGSRRSRSREKRRRRRRSASPPPATSSSSSSRRERHRGKHREGGGSKKKKKRSRSRGEKRSGDSEKGPVLAQPPSGSTSLGSERDRRRGAVPPSIQDLTDHDLFAIKRTITVGRPDKSDPRGPSPAPASSPKREVLYDSEGLSAEERGGRSGEKDRRRAGAASSSREKGSRRKALDVGDRDRERDRERDRDRSSKKARPPKESAPSGPPPKPPVSSGSGSSSSSSSSSSRKVKLQSKVAVLIREGVSSTTPAKEAASAGLGSIGVKFSRDRESRSPFLKPEERAPAEVAKAAPGSTKPKKTKVKAKAGAKKAKGTKGKTKPSKTRKKIRSGAGGGAPGGPVTLKKSKADSCSQAAGAKGAEETSWSGEERAAKAPSTPPPKAAPPPPALTPDSQTVDSSCKTPEVSFLPEEAAEEPGVRGGAEEEEEEEEEEEEEEEEEEQQPATTTATSTAAPAPSTAPSAGSTAGDSGAEDGPAPRVSQLPTLPPPLPWNLPAGVDCTTSGVLALTALLFKMEEANLASRAKAQELIQATNQILSHRKPPSSLGVTPAPVPTSLGLPPGPSSYLLPGSLPLGGCGSTPPTPTGLAAASDKREGSSSSEGRGDTDKYLKKLHTQERAVEEVKLAIKPYYQKKDITKEEYKDILRKAVHKICHSKSGEINPVKVSNLVRAYVQRYRYFRKHGRKPGDPPGPPRPPKEPGPPDKGGPGLGLPLPPL, translated from the exons ATGGAGGAAGAAGATGAGTCTCGAGGGAAGACGGAGGAGTCGGGCGAGGATAGGGGCGACGGCCCGCCAGACAGAGACCCCACGCTTTCTCCTACTGCCTTCATTCTG CGGGCCATTCAGCAGGCGGTGGGAACTTCCCTGCAGGGGGACCTGGCGAATGATAAAG ATGGCTCTAGGTGTCACGGCCTTCGATGGAGGCGCTGCCGGAGCCCGCGGTCAGAGTCCCGTTCCCAGGAGTCGGGGGGAACTGACACGGCTGCT GTGTTGGACATGGCCGCAGACAGCTTCCTGGCAGGGTTGGTGAGCGTCCTGGATCCCCCAGACACCTGGGTTCCCAGCCACCTGGACCTGCAGCCTGGCGA AAGCGAGGACATGCTGGAGCTGGTGGCTGAGGTCCGCATCGGGGACAGGGGTCCGatcccactgccagtgcccagcctGCTGCCTCGTCTCAGGGCCTGGAGGACGGGCAAAACGG TTTCTCCTCAGTCTCATTCTTCTCAACCCACCCGCGCCCGCCACCTCCTCACCTTGGGCACTGGAGACGGGGGCCctgccccccctcctgccccctcctctgcgtcctcctccccttccccttccccgtcatcatcttccccctccccccctcccccaccaccacccccagcccccccagcccagcctgcccctcggTTTGACATCTATGACCCCTTCCACCCCACCGATGAGGCCTACTCCCCGCCGCCTGCACCGGAGCAGAAGTACGACCCCTTTGAGCCGACTGGCTCCAACCCCAGCTCCTCCGCTGGGACGCCCTCacctgaggaagaggaggaggaggaggaagaagaggaggaggaagaggaggaggaaggcctgTCCCAGAGCATCAGCCGCATCTCTGAGACCCTGGCGGGCATCTATGATGACAACAGCCTGAGCCAGGACTTCCCAGGTGATGAGAGCCCCCGACcggacccccagcccccacagtCAACCGTggcccctgccaccccaccccaggcggACTCCACCCGGGTGGACGGCGCCACCCGCCGGCGAGTCTTCGTGGTCGGGGCCGAGGCGGAGGCCTGTCGGGAAGGCAAGGTCTCCGTGGAGGTGGTGACGGCCAGCGGAGCCGCCCTGCCGCCGCCCTTGCTGCCACCTGGTGACTCGGAGATTGAGGAGGGCGAGATCGTGCAGCCGGAGGAGGACACCAGGCTGGCGCTGTCCCTCTTCCGGCCCAGCCGGGCTGCCCGCCCTGCGCCCGCCGCTCCAGCCGCCCCCAcggcccagcccccgcccccgccacccgccgcccgcgccccggAGGGAGATGACTTCCTGTCTCTGCACGCGGACTCGGATGGTGAGGGCGCCCTGCAGGTGGACCTGGGGGAGCCGGCCCCCGCGCAGCCCCCCGCGGACGCCCGCTGGGGCGGCCTGGACCTCCGCCGCAAGATCCTGACCCAGCGGCGGGAGCGCTACCGCCAGCGCTCGCCCTCCCCGGGCCTCGCCGCCCCggccggcccgcccgcccgcaaGAAATCGCGCCGGGAGCGAAAGCGCAGCGGCGAGGCCAAGgaggccgcctcctcctcctcggccACGCCGGCCCCGccggcccccgcctccccctgggACTCCAAGAAGCACCGCTCCCGGGACCGCAAGCCGGGCTCCCATGCCTCCTCCTCCGCCCGCCACCGCTCTCGGTCCCGCTCCGCCCGCCGCCGCTCACGCAGCCCCGACCGCCGCCGCGGGGGCAGCCGCCGCTCCAGGTCCCGGGAGAAGCGGCGTCGGAGGCGGCGCTCGGCCTCTCCGCCCCCCGCCACCTCGTCCTCCTCTTCCTCGAGGCGCGAGCGGCACCGAGGCAAGCACCGGGAAGGCGGCGgcagcaagaagaagaagaagcggTCTCGGTCCCGGGGTGAGAAGCGGTCGGGGGACAGCGAGAAGGGCCCGGTGCTGGCCCAGCCGCCCTCCGGCTCCACCTCGCTGGGCTCGGAGCGCGACCGCCGCCGGGGCGCGGTGCCGCCCTCCATCCAGGACCTCACGGACCACGACCTCTTCGCCATCAAGCGGACCATCACCGTGGGCCGGCCGGACAAGTCCGACCCCCGCGGCCCGTCGCCCGCCCCGGCCTCGTCGCCCAAGCGCGAGGTGCTGTACGACTCGGAGGGACTCAGCGCCGAGGAGCGGGGCGGCCGGAGCGGCGAGAAGGACCGGCGCCGCGCCGGGGCGGCCTCCTCCTCCCGGGAGAAGGGATCACGGCGGAAGGCGCTGGACGTGGGGGATCGGGAccgggagagggacagagagagggacagggacaggtcgTCCAAGAAAGCCCGGCCCCCCAAGGAGTCGGCGCCCTCAGGGCCCCCGCCCAAGCCGCCGGTCAGCAGTGGCTCAGGGTCCTCCTCCTCGTCGTCGTCCTCCTCCTCCCGGAAGGTGAAGCTGCAGTCCAAGGTGGCGGTGCTGATCCGGGAGGGCGTCAGCAGCACCACGCCGGCCAAGGAGGCGGCGTCCGCCGGCCTGGGCTCCATCGGGGTCAAGTTCAGCCGCGACCGGGAGAGCCGCTCCCCCTTCCTCAAGCCCGAGGAGCGGGCTCCTGCCGAGGTGGCCAAAGCAGCCCCCGGCAGCACCAAGCCCAAAAAGACCAAGGTGAAGGCCAAGGCCGGGGCCAAGAAAGCCAAGGGGACCAAGGGGAAGACCAAGCCATCCAAGACCAGGAAAAAGATCCGCAGCGGGGCCGGCGGCGGGGCGCCCGGGGGCCCCGTGACCCTGAAGAAGTCCAAGGCGGACAGCTGTAGCCAGGCTGCCGGGGCCAAGGGCGCAGAGGAGACGTCCTGGTCCGGGGAGGAGCGAGCAGCCAAGGCCCccagcaccccgccccccaaggccgcccctccgccccccgccctcacCCCGGACTCACAGACGGTGGACAGCAGCTGTAAGACACCTGAGGTCTCCTTCTTGCCTGAAGAGGCTGCTGAGGAGCCTGGGGTCCGAGGtggggcggaggaggaggaggaggaggaagaagaggaggaggaggaagaggaggaagaggagcaacAGCCTGCCACCACCACGGCCACCAGCACGGCCGCCCCCGCCCCAAGCACGGCCCCTAGCGCAGGATCCACAGCCGGTGACTCAGGGGCAGAGGACGGGCCGGCTCCCCGTGTCTCCCAGCTGCCCacgctgcccccacccctgccctggaacCTGCCCGCTGGTGTGGACTGCACTACCAGCGGCGTCCTGGCCT TGACTGCACTTCTCTTCAAGATGGAAGAAGCCAATCTGGCGAGCAGAGCAAAGGCCCAGGAGCTGATCCAGGCCACCAACCAG ATCCTCAGCCACCGGAAGCCACCCTCCAGTCTAGGGGTGACACCAGCTCCTGTAcccacctctctgggcctgcccCCTGGCCCCTCCAGCTACCTGCTCCCTGGCAGCCTTCCCCTGGGGGGCTGCGGCtctacccctcccacccccactgggctGGCTGCTGCATCTGACAAGAGAGAGGGCAGTAGCAGCTCCGAGGGACGAGGGGACACAGATAAG TACCTGAAGAAGCTGCACACACAGGAGCGGGCGGTGGAGGAGGTGAAGCTGGCCATCAAGCCGTACTATCAGAAGAAGGACATCACCAAGGAGGAGTACAAGGACATCCTGAGGAAAGCCGTCCACAAG ATCTGCCACAGCAAAAGTGGGGAAATCAACCCCGTGAAGGTGAGCAACTTGGTGCGCGCCTACGTCCAACGCTACCGCTACTTCCGCAAGCACGGCCGCAAGCCAGGGGACCCCCCAGGACCCCCACGGCCACCCAAGGAGCCAGGGCCCCCTGACAAGGGCGGCCCTGGCCTgggtctgcccctgccccctctctga
- the SCAF1 gene encoding splicing factor, arginine/serine-rich 19 isoform X3 yields the protein MEEEDESRGKTEESGEDRGDGPPDRDPTLSPTAFILRAIQQAVGTSLQGDLANDKDGSRCHGLRWRRCRSPRSESRSQESGGTDTAAVLDMAADSFLAGLVSVLDPPDTWVPSHLDLQPGESEDMLELVAEVRIGDRGPIPLPVPSLLPRLRAWRTGKTVSPQSHSSQPTRARHLLTLGTGDGGPAPPPAPSSASSSPSPSPSSSSPSPPPPPPPPAPPAQPAPRFDIYDPFHPTDEAYSPPPAPEQKYDPFEPTGSNPSSSAGTPSPEEEEEEEEEEEEEEEEEGLSQSISRISETLAGIYDDNSLSQDFPGDESPRPDPQPPQSTVAPATPPQADSTRVDGATRRRVFVVGAEAEACREGKVSVEVVTASGAALPPPLLPPGDSEIEEGEIVQPEEDTRLALSLFRPSRAARPAPAAPAAPTAQPPPPPPAARAPEGDDFLSLHADSDGEGALQVDLGEPAPAQPPADARWGGLDLRRKILTQRRERYRQRSPSPGLAAPAGPPARKKSRRERKRSGEAKEAASSSSATPAPPAPASPWDSKKHRSRDRKPGSHASSSARHRSRSRSARRRSRSPDRRRGGSRRSRSREKRRRRRRSASPPPATSSSSSSRRERHRGKHREGGGSKKKKKRSRSRGEKRSGDSEKGPVLAQPPSGSTSLGSERDRRRGAVPPSIQDLTDHDLFAIKRTITVGRPDKSDPRGPSPAPASSPKREVLYDSEGLSAEERGGRSGEKDRRRAGAASSSREKGSRRKALDVGDRDRERDRERDRDRSSKKARPPKESAPSGPPPKPPVSSGSGSSSSSSSSSSRKVKLQSKVAVLIREGVSSTTPAKEAASAGLGSIGVKFSRDRESRSPFLKPEERAPAEVAKAAPGSTKPKKTKVKAKAGAKKAKGTKGKTKPSKTRKKIRSGAGGGAPGGPVTLKKSKADSCSQAAGAKGAEETSWSGEERAAKAPSTPPPKAAPPPPALTPDSQTVDSSCKTPEVSFLPEEAAEEPGVRGGAEEEEEEEEEEEEEEEEEEQQPATTTATSTAAPAPSTAPSAGSTAGDSGAEDGPAPRVSQLPTLPPPLPWNLPAGVDCTTSGVLALTALLFKMEEANLASRAKAQELIQATNQILSHRKPPSSLGVTPAPVPTSLGLPPGPSSYLLPGSLPLGGCGSTPPTPTGLAAASDKREGSSSSEGRGDTDKYLKKLHTQERAVEEVKLAIKPYYQKKDITKEEYKDILRKAVHKVGPEGDRHGGGRRTRRGDRSADRCAQRGRLRDGGSVCKVRRVTRSQAHLGRSAGIGISRDIGLDIGELS from the exons ATGGAGGAAGAAGATGAGTCTCGAGGGAAGACGGAGGAGTCGGGCGAGGATAGGGGCGACGGCCCGCCAGACAGAGACCCCACGCTTTCTCCTACTGCCTTCATTCTG CGGGCCATTCAGCAGGCGGTGGGAACTTCCCTGCAGGGGGACCTGGCGAATGATAAAG ATGGCTCTAGGTGTCACGGCCTTCGATGGAGGCGCTGCCGGAGCCCGCGGTCAGAGTCCCGTTCCCAGGAGTCGGGGGGAACTGACACGGCTGCT GTGTTGGACATGGCCGCAGACAGCTTCCTGGCAGGGTTGGTGAGCGTCCTGGATCCCCCAGACACCTGGGTTCCCAGCCACCTGGACCTGCAGCCTGGCGA AAGCGAGGACATGCTGGAGCTGGTGGCTGAGGTCCGCATCGGGGACAGGGGTCCGatcccactgccagtgcccagcctGCTGCCTCGTCTCAGGGCCTGGAGGACGGGCAAAACGG TTTCTCCTCAGTCTCATTCTTCTCAACCCACCCGCGCCCGCCACCTCCTCACCTTGGGCACTGGAGACGGGGGCCctgccccccctcctgccccctcctctgcgtcctcctccccttccccttccccgtcatcatcttccccctccccccctcccccaccaccacccccagcccccccagcccagcctgcccctcggTTTGACATCTATGACCCCTTCCACCCCACCGATGAGGCCTACTCCCCGCCGCCTGCACCGGAGCAGAAGTACGACCCCTTTGAGCCGACTGGCTCCAACCCCAGCTCCTCCGCTGGGACGCCCTCacctgaggaagaggaggaggaggaggaagaagaggaggaggaagaggaggaggaaggcctgTCCCAGAGCATCAGCCGCATCTCTGAGACCCTGGCGGGCATCTATGATGACAACAGCCTGAGCCAGGACTTCCCAGGTGATGAGAGCCCCCGACcggacccccagcccccacagtCAACCGTggcccctgccaccccaccccaggcggACTCCACCCGGGTGGACGGCGCCACCCGCCGGCGAGTCTTCGTGGTCGGGGCCGAGGCGGAGGCCTGTCGGGAAGGCAAGGTCTCCGTGGAGGTGGTGACGGCCAGCGGAGCCGCCCTGCCGCCGCCCTTGCTGCCACCTGGTGACTCGGAGATTGAGGAGGGCGAGATCGTGCAGCCGGAGGAGGACACCAGGCTGGCGCTGTCCCTCTTCCGGCCCAGCCGGGCTGCCCGCCCTGCGCCCGCCGCTCCAGCCGCCCCCAcggcccagcccccgcccccgccacccgccgcccgcgccccggAGGGAGATGACTTCCTGTCTCTGCACGCGGACTCGGATGGTGAGGGCGCCCTGCAGGTGGACCTGGGGGAGCCGGCCCCCGCGCAGCCCCCCGCGGACGCCCGCTGGGGCGGCCTGGACCTCCGCCGCAAGATCCTGACCCAGCGGCGGGAGCGCTACCGCCAGCGCTCGCCCTCCCCGGGCCTCGCCGCCCCggccggcccgcccgcccgcaaGAAATCGCGCCGGGAGCGAAAGCGCAGCGGCGAGGCCAAGgaggccgcctcctcctcctcggccACGCCGGCCCCGccggcccccgcctccccctgggACTCCAAGAAGCACCGCTCCCGGGACCGCAAGCCGGGCTCCCATGCCTCCTCCTCCGCCCGCCACCGCTCTCGGTCCCGCTCCGCCCGCCGCCGCTCACGCAGCCCCGACCGCCGCCGCGGGGGCAGCCGCCGCTCCAGGTCCCGGGAGAAGCGGCGTCGGAGGCGGCGCTCGGCCTCTCCGCCCCCCGCCACCTCGTCCTCCTCTTCCTCGAGGCGCGAGCGGCACCGAGGCAAGCACCGGGAAGGCGGCGgcagcaagaagaagaagaagcggTCTCGGTCCCGGGGTGAGAAGCGGTCGGGGGACAGCGAGAAGGGCCCGGTGCTGGCCCAGCCGCCCTCCGGCTCCACCTCGCTGGGCTCGGAGCGCGACCGCCGCCGGGGCGCGGTGCCGCCCTCCATCCAGGACCTCACGGACCACGACCTCTTCGCCATCAAGCGGACCATCACCGTGGGCCGGCCGGACAAGTCCGACCCCCGCGGCCCGTCGCCCGCCCCGGCCTCGTCGCCCAAGCGCGAGGTGCTGTACGACTCGGAGGGACTCAGCGCCGAGGAGCGGGGCGGCCGGAGCGGCGAGAAGGACCGGCGCCGCGCCGGGGCGGCCTCCTCCTCCCGGGAGAAGGGATCACGGCGGAAGGCGCTGGACGTGGGGGATCGGGAccgggagagggacagagagagggacagggacaggtcgTCCAAGAAAGCCCGGCCCCCCAAGGAGTCGGCGCCCTCAGGGCCCCCGCCCAAGCCGCCGGTCAGCAGTGGCTCAGGGTCCTCCTCCTCGTCGTCGTCCTCCTCCTCCCGGAAGGTGAAGCTGCAGTCCAAGGTGGCGGTGCTGATCCGGGAGGGCGTCAGCAGCACCACGCCGGCCAAGGAGGCGGCGTCCGCCGGCCTGGGCTCCATCGGGGTCAAGTTCAGCCGCGACCGGGAGAGCCGCTCCCCCTTCCTCAAGCCCGAGGAGCGGGCTCCTGCCGAGGTGGCCAAAGCAGCCCCCGGCAGCACCAAGCCCAAAAAGACCAAGGTGAAGGCCAAGGCCGGGGCCAAGAAAGCCAAGGGGACCAAGGGGAAGACCAAGCCATCCAAGACCAGGAAAAAGATCCGCAGCGGGGCCGGCGGCGGGGCGCCCGGGGGCCCCGTGACCCTGAAGAAGTCCAAGGCGGACAGCTGTAGCCAGGCTGCCGGGGCCAAGGGCGCAGAGGAGACGTCCTGGTCCGGGGAGGAGCGAGCAGCCAAGGCCCccagcaccccgccccccaaggccgcccctccgccccccgccctcacCCCGGACTCACAGACGGTGGACAGCAGCTGTAAGACACCTGAGGTCTCCTTCTTGCCTGAAGAGGCTGCTGAGGAGCCTGGGGTCCGAGGtggggcggaggaggaggaggaggaggaagaagaggaggaggaggaagaggaggaagaggagcaacAGCCTGCCACCACCACGGCCACCAGCACGGCCGCCCCCGCCCCAAGCACGGCCCCTAGCGCAGGATCCACAGCCGGTGACTCAGGGGCAGAGGACGGGCCGGCTCCCCGTGTCTCCCAGCTGCCCacgctgcccccacccctgccctggaacCTGCCCGCTGGTGTGGACTGCACTACCAGCGGCGTCCTGGCCT TGACTGCACTTCTCTTCAAGATGGAAGAAGCCAATCTGGCGAGCAGAGCAAAGGCCCAGGAGCTGATCCAGGCCACCAACCAG ATCCTCAGCCACCGGAAGCCACCCTCCAGTCTAGGGGTGACACCAGCTCCTGTAcccacctctctgggcctgcccCCTGGCCCCTCCAGCTACCTGCTCCCTGGCAGCCTTCCCCTGGGGGGCTGCGGCtctacccctcccacccccactgggctGGCTGCTGCATCTGACAAGAGAGAGGGCAGTAGCAGCTCCGAGGGACGAGGGGACACAGATAAG TACCTGAAGAAGCTGCACACACAGGAGCGGGCGGTGGAGGAGGTGAAGCTGGCCATCAAGCCGTACTATCAGAAGAAGGACATCACCAAGGAGGAGTACAAGGACATCCTGAGGAAAGCCGTCCACAAG GTGGGCCCAGAGGGGGACAGGCACGGAG GTGGGCGGAGGACGCGGCGCGGAGACAGGAGCGCAGACAGATGTGCGCAGCGGGGGAGACTGAGGGATGGGGGGTCAGTCTGCAAGGTGAGGAGGGTGACAAGATCTCAAGCCCATCTGGGCCGTTCTGCTGGCATCGGGATAAGTAGGGACATTGGCCTGGATATTGGGGAGCTATCCTAG